A single region of the Lysinibacillus sp. B2A1 genome encodes:
- a CDS encoding xanthine/uracil permease: protein METQHNQLNENRKTQLTVLPDEKVSYGQSALLGLQHVMAMDVYVVPFLIAMLIGLQSGQASALIQSTFIAAGIATIIQTHFCMKLPIAQGPSYVPLGAIVGIYAASGSGQLGWNTVLGASLIGALLVIILGYTGIFNKIVKTFIPPIVGGTIIFVVGLSLMPVGLSDNIFNGAGASINQNINLALISAAVLIICVMLGSIFNKKGRIFRIASVIIALIVGCIAANVMGVLDLSAVSQAKWFSLPQIPFADFGFTFNFSAIITMVIIYIVLLAETTGTWFAVSNVIDKPLTDKQINRGVIGEGIGCFVASLLGSTPVTGYSTNAGVISITGIASRRVFIAAGAWFILFGFSGKLAALISAIPSAVIGGIFVIVCGIIAISGLQVMKNESIGEKEMYVIAVPVILTLALTLLPDDFLYSLPTTVQYLFGSPIASAAIVAILLNKLLPNVK, encoded by the coding sequence GTGGAAACGCAACATAATCAATTAAACGAAAATAGAAAAACACAATTAACTGTTTTACCTGATGAAAAAGTGTCATACGGTCAGTCAGCCTTACTAGGTTTACAGCATGTCATGGCTATGGACGTTTATGTAGTTCCCTTTCTAATTGCGATGTTAATTGGGTTACAGTCAGGACAAGCAAGTGCATTGATCCAATCAACCTTTATCGCAGCAGGGATTGCAACAATTATCCAAACTCATTTTTGTATGAAGCTACCTATTGCGCAAGGTCCATCCTATGTCCCTCTTGGAGCAATCGTTGGGATTTATGCAGCAAGTGGCAGCGGACAGCTTGGCTGGAATACTGTGCTAGGGGCTAGCTTAATCGGTGCACTTTTGGTTATTATTTTAGGCTATACTGGGATTTTCAATAAAATCGTTAAAACTTTTATCCCTCCAATCGTTGGAGGAACGATTATCTTTGTGGTTGGTCTTTCTTTAATGCCTGTTGGTTTAAGTGATAATATCTTTAATGGTGCAGGTGCGTCGATTAACCAAAACATCAATTTAGCGCTTATCTCAGCTGCTGTCTTAATCATTTGTGTAATGTTAGGCTCAATTTTCAATAAAAAAGGGCGAATCTTTCGTATCGCCTCAGTTATCATTGCTTTAATTGTGGGTTGTATTGCAGCCAATGTAATGGGTGTCTTAGATTTATCAGCAGTTTCACAAGCCAAATGGTTTAGTTTGCCACAAATTCCATTTGCAGATTTCGGCTTCACCTTTAATTTTTCAGCCATTATAACAATGGTGATTATTTATATCGTCTTACTGGCAGAGACAACAGGTACTTGGTTTGCCGTGAGTAATGTTATCGATAAACCATTGACAGATAAACAAATTAATCGAGGAGTTATTGGGGAAGGAATTGGATGTTTCGTGGCTTCATTGCTTGGTTCAACTCCTGTTACTGGATACTCAACAAATGCAGGTGTTATTTCCATCACAGGTATAGCAAGTCGTCGAGTATTTATTGCTGCTGGTGCTTGGTTTATCTTATTTGGTTTTTCTGGTAAATTAGCTGCTCTAATTTCTGCAATTCCTTCAGCAGTAATTGGCGGTATCTTTGTAATCGTCTGTGGTATTATTGCTATTAGTGGTTTACAGGTAATGAAAAATGAAAGTATTGGTGAAAAGGAAATGTATGTAATTGCTGTTCCTGTCATTTTAACATTAGCATTAACGTTACTACCTGACGATTTCCTTTATTCTTTACCAACTACCGTTCAATACTTATTCGGTTCACCTATCGCTTCTGCTGCTATAGTAGCCATCTTGTTGAATAAATTATTACCTAATGTGAAATAA
- the guaD gene encoding guanine deaminase, whose product MLNYTQIFKGTAFSSKSSSEVQILKDYLFFINAEGIIEKTVAPDHVDYQNLLTTYQGKENFHSLEEGQYFLPGFVDLHVHAPQWAQAGTALDIPLYDWLNTYTFPIESKFSDLAFAQEVYEDLVSTLLANGTTTSLYFATVHKEASLLLAKICAKKGQRGLVGKVVMDDSEQNPDYYRDLDTQTALKDTEEFILAVKDLAKTTKQGVYPVVTPRFIPSCTDDALKGLGELAAKYDTHIQSHCSESDWEHGYVKERFKKNDAFALQDFGLLGDKSVMAHCNFLSNDDAQLFAETGTAIGHCPISNAFFANSVIPIARFHSMGVDIGLGSDLSGGYSPSLFDNARQAVMSSRMLEDGVDTSLPAEKRGVSNSRITINEAFYLATAGGGESLSLPIGRLQENYTWDVQIIDTKVSSAKLPIFRNNEDLQDIFQKIMYLVRPENIREVWVQGNKVHTRA is encoded by the coding sequence ATGTTAAATTATACGCAAATTTTCAAAGGGACAGCTTTTTCAAGTAAGTCTTCTAGTGAAGTACAAATTTTAAAAGATTATCTATTCTTTATAAACGCAGAAGGTATAATTGAAAAAACTGTAGCTCCCGATCATGTCGACTATCAAAATCTCCTTACTACATACCAAGGCAAAGAAAATTTTCATTCCTTGGAGGAAGGTCAATACTTCTTACCAGGCTTTGTCGATTTGCATGTACATGCACCACAGTGGGCACAGGCTGGTACTGCATTAGATATTCCACTTTATGATTGGCTAAACACATATACCTTTCCAATCGAATCCAAATTCTCTGATTTAGCGTTTGCACAAGAGGTCTATGAAGATTTAGTAAGCACGCTGCTTGCAAATGGTACAACTACCTCTCTCTATTTTGCTACTGTTCATAAGGAAGCAAGCTTGCTATTAGCAAAAATCTGTGCGAAAAAAGGGCAACGTGGCTTAGTTGGAAAAGTTGTTATGGATGATTCTGAACAGAATCCTGACTACTACCGCGATCTAGATACACAAACAGCATTAAAGGATACAGAAGAGTTTATCTTAGCTGTGAAAGATCTAGCAAAAACGACAAAACAGGGTGTTTATCCAGTCGTTACACCACGCTTTATTCCTAGCTGTACAGACGATGCCTTAAAGGGCTTGGGTGAATTAGCAGCTAAGTATGATACACATATTCAATCACACTGTAGTGAAAGCGATTGGGAGCATGGCTATGTAAAGGAAAGATTTAAGAAAAATGATGCCTTTGCCTTACAGGATTTTGGTTTATTAGGCGATAAATCTGTGATGGCACATTGTAATTTTTTAAGCAATGATGACGCACAGCTTTTCGCTGAAACGGGCACTGCAATTGGTCATTGCCCTATCTCCAATGCTTTCTTTGCAAATAGTGTTATTCCTATTGCCCGCTTCCATTCAATGGGTGTAGATATTGGATTAGGCTCAGATCTTTCAGGTGGTTATTCTCCAAGTCTATTCGATAATGCAAGACAGGCAGTTATGTCATCTAGAATGCTAGAAGACGGTGTAGATACCTCACTTCCTGCCGAAAAACGAGGGGTATCAAATTCACGTATTACGATAAATGAAGCATTTTATTTAGCTACTGCTGGTGGTGGCGAAAGCTTAAGCTTACCAATCGGTCGACTACAGGAAAACTACACATGGGATGTACAAATCATTGATACGAAAGTATCTTCTGCCAAACTTCCTATTTTTAGAAACAACGAAGATTTACAGGATATTTTCCAAAAAATCATGTATCTTGTACGCCCCGAAAATATCCGTGAGGTTTGGGTACAAGGAAATAAAGTTCACACAAGAGCATAA
- a CDS encoding LysR family transcriptional regulator, whose product MNLHALRLFTKVAELKSVSKAAQALMISQPAVTIQIRNLEKDLELTLLESKGRGITLTQNGEFLFKQAQRLFDLEMDIENKLEQLKNTGNEELQIASTHVPSHFLLPKWLANYKQAFPNSYIHIKTANSQQVIEELLHYKADLAFIVKEDGHHPDINYQFLINLDYWFIVPYGHPMADQTVTLAELMQQPFVSREDGSSTKEFLNALCKVHKIPPPRVGLQLDGINESIHAIAAGYGTMLAPSIAASSFIQRQQIARVFIKDMEIQRPIYLCTRKNEQNNSSAFHTFMDIINDSINRI is encoded by the coding sequence ATGAATTTACATGCTCTTAGACTCTTCACAAAAGTAGCCGAGCTTAAAAGTGTTTCTAAGGCAGCACAAGCACTAATGATTAGCCAGCCTGCCGTTACTATACAAATTCGCAATTTAGAAAAAGATTTAGAATTAACCTTATTGGAATCTAAAGGAAGAGGAATAACATTAACACAAAATGGAGAATTCTTATTTAAACAGGCACAGCGGCTATTTGATTTAGAAATGGATATTGAAAATAAGTTAGAGCAATTAAAAAATACTGGGAATGAGGAATTACAAATTGCTTCTACACATGTTCCATCCCATTTTTTATTACCAAAATGGTTAGCTAACTATAAACAAGCCTTCCCAAACTCTTATATCCATATAAAAACCGCTAACTCCCAGCAGGTTATTGAAGAATTGCTTCACTATAAAGCAGATTTAGCCTTTATCGTAAAAGAGGACGGACATCATCCAGATATTAATTATCAATTTCTTATAAACTTAGATTATTGGTTTATCGTGCCTTACGGTCACCCGATGGCAGATCAAACTGTGACATTAGCAGAACTAATGCAGCAGCCCTTTGTTTCTAGAGAAGACGGTAGCTCAACAAAGGAATTTTTAAATGCACTATGTAAGGTTCATAAAATTCCGCCTCCAAGAGTAGGTCTGCAACTCGATGGCATTAATGAATCAATCCATGCCATTGCAGCTGGCTACGGTACCATGTTAGCACCTTCCATAGCAGCTTCAAGCTTTATTCAAAGGCAGCAAATAGCTAGAGTCTTTATAAAGGATATGGAGATTCAAAGACCCATCTATCTTTGTACACGAAAAAACGAACAAAATAACTCTTCCGCCTTTCATACGTTTATGGATATCATTAATGACTCTATTAATCGTATTTGA